Proteins encoded by one window of Sorex araneus isolate mSorAra2 chromosome 3, mSorAra2.pri, whole genome shotgun sequence:
- the LOC101540559 gene encoding olfactory receptor 4K15-like, with product MSETNYSRVTEFVLMGLSSSKELQPFLFVIFSVLYLAILLGNSLIILTVTSDSRLHTPMYFLLANLSFIDMCVASFATPKMLSDFLVERKTISFNACLAQIFCVHQFAGGEMVLLVCMAYDRYVAICKPLHYMTIMNRRVCITLVLISWFVGFVHTTSQLAFTVNLPFCGPNQVDSFFCDLPLVTKLACIDTYVISLLIVADSGFLSLSSFLLLVVSYTVILITVRSRSSASMAKARSTLTAHITVVTLFFGPCIFIYVWPFSSYSVDKVLAVFYTIFTPILNPVIYTLRNKEMKSAMSKLKSRYLKPGQVSTLIRNFLFLETK from the coding sequence ATGAGTGAAACAAATTATTCTCGGGTGACTGAATTTGTATTAATGGGACTCTCCAGTTCCAAGGAGCTACAACCTTTCCTGTTTGTAATATTTTCAGTACTGTACCTAGCAATACTATTGGGAAACTCTCTCATCATCCTCACTGTGACCTCAGATTCCCGCCTTCATACCCCCATGTACTTTCTCCTTGCAAACCTCTCTTTTATAGATATGTGTGTTGCCTCCTTTGCTACCCCCAAAATGCTTTCAGATTTTCTAGTTGAACGCAAGACAATTTCTTTCAATGCCTGCTTGGCCCAAATTTTCtgtgttcatcagtttgctggtGGCGAAATGGTGCTCCTCGTGtgcatggcctatgaccgctatgtcgCCATATGCAAGCCTCTCCATTACATGACAATCATGAACCGCCGGGTGTGTATCACCCTTGTTCTCATCTCCTGGTTTGTTGGCTTTGTCCATACTACTAGCCAGTTGGCATTTACTGTTAACTTGCCCTTTTGTGGTCCTAATCAGGTCGATAGTTTTTTCTGTGACCTCCCTCTTGTGACTAAGTTGGCCTGCATAGACACTTATGTTATCAGCTTACTAATAGTTGCAGACAGCGGCTttctttctttgagctccttCCTTCTCTTGGTTGTCTCTTACACTGTGATCCTTATCACAGTTAGGAGTCGCTCCTCTGCCAGCATGGCCAAGGCTCGCTCTACACTGACCGCTCATATCACTGTGGTCACGCTTTTCTTCGGACCATGTATTTTCATCTATGTGTGGCCCTTCAGCAGCTATTCGGTGGACAAAGTCCTTGCTGTGTTCTATACCATCTTTACTCCCATTTTAAACCCAGTTATTTACACTCTaaggaataaagaaatgaagTCAGCTATGTCAAAACTGAAGAGTCGATACCTGAAGCCTGGTCAGGTTTCTACACTcataagaaattttctttttctagaaacaAAGTAA
- the LOC101539859 gene encoding olfactory receptor 4Q2 — protein sequence MDGNQTEVREFVLAGFSQTASIEAGLFALFFFFYVSTWVGNVLIMVTVASDSHLNSSPMYFLLGNLSFLDLCYSTVTTPKLLVDFLNDAKLIPYDQCIVQLFFLHFVGAAEMFLLTIMAYDRYVAICRPLHYTTIMSRGLCCVLVVAAWMGGFVHSTVQTILTIRLPFCGPNHVDNFFCDVPPVIKLACADTFVIELLMVSNSGLISTTSFVVLVSSYTTILVKIRSKEGRRKALSTCGSHLMVVTLFFGPCIFIYARPFSSFSVDKMVSVLYNVITPMLNPLIYTLRNKEVKSAMRKLWNRSGLTRKEQEV from the coding sequence ATGGACGGAAACCAAACAGAAGTGAGAGAATTTGTTCTGGCAGGCTTTTCACAGACAGCATCTATTGAGGCAGGGCTATTtgccttattctttttcttctatgtGTCCACTTGGGTGGGCAATGTTCTCATCATGGTCACTGTGGCTTCTGATAGCCACCTGAATTCATCACCCATGTATTTTCTTCTTGGCAACCTCTCTTTCCTGGATCTATGTTATTCAACAGTAACGACCCCAAAGCTTCTGGTTGATTTTCTCAATGATGCAAAACTCATTCCCTATGATCAGTGCATAGTGCAGCTCTTTTTCCTACATTTTGTAGGAGCAGCAGAGATGTTTCTGCTCACAATAATGGCTTATGACCGCTACGTTGCAATTTGTCGCCCCCTGCACTATACGACCATCATGAGTCGGGGATTATGCTGTGTGTTGGTAGTTGCTGCTTGGATGGGAGGATTTGTGCATTCTACTGTCCAGACGATCCTGACGATCCGTTTGCCGTTCTGTGGACCAAACCATGTGGACAACTTCTTTTGTGATGTTCCTCCTGTCATCAAACTTGCCTGTGCAGACACGTTTGTCATTGAATTGCTAATGGTATCTAACAGTGGGCTGATCTCTACCACCTCCTTTGTGGTCCTAGTTTCTTCCTACACTACTATTCTGGTCAAAATTCGCTCCAAAGAAGGGAGACGAAAGGCACTCTCCACTTGTGGATCACACCTTATGGTCGTAACACTATTTTTTGGACCCTGTATTTTCATCTATGCCCGtcccttctcctctttttctgtGGACAAGATGGTGTCTGTACTCTACAATGTTATCACCCCCATGTTGAATCCCCTCATCTATACACTTCGGAACAAAGAGGTCAAGTCAGCCATGCGAAAACTATGGAATCGGAGTGGACTTACTAGGAAAGAGCAGGAGGTATAA
- the LOC101540122 gene encoding olfactory receptor 4K14 → MDLKNNSSVSEFVLQGLCTSRPLQNFLFIFFSGIYVTIVLGNLIIVVTVISEPCLHSSPMYFLLGNLSFLDIWLASFATPKMIRDFLSDRKLISFGGCMAQIFFLHFVGGAEMVLLVSMAYDRYVAICKPLHYMTMMSRKTCIGLVLVSWLIGFVHSISQIAFTVNLPYCGPNEVNSFFCDLPLVIKLACMDTYVLGILMISDSGLLSMSCFVFLMVSYTVILTTVRRNASGGVSKALSTCSAHIMVVTLFFGPCIFIYVWPFSRFSVDKLLSVFYTIFTPLLNPLIYTLRNKEMKTAMRKLRKINAHPSIKYN, encoded by the exons ATGGACCTGAAAAATAATTCCTCGGTGTCAGAATTTGTATTACAAGGACTATGTACTTCACGGCCACtccaaaattttctctttatattcttttctGGAATTTATGTGACTATTGTGCTAGGTAACCTCATTATTGTAGTCACTGTAATTTCTGAGCCCTGCTTGCATTCCTCCCCTATGTACTTTCTTCTGGGAAATCTATCTTTCCTAGACATCTGGTTGGCCTCATTTGCCACCCCCAAAATGATCAGAGACTTCCTAAGTGATAGAAAGCTCATCTCTTTTGGAGGATGCATGGCTCAGATCTTCTTCTTGCACTTTGTTGGTGGGGCAGAGATGGTACTTCTGGTGTCTATGGCCTATGACAGATATGTGGCCATATGCAAACCCTTGCATTATATGACTATGATGAGCCGGAAGACTTGCATTGGGCTAGTGTTGGTATCCTGGTTGATTGGATTTGTTCACTCCATCAGTCAGATTGCATTTACTGTAAATTTACCTTACTGTGGCCCCAACGAAGTGAACAGTTTCTTCTGTGATCTTCCTCTTGTTATTAAGCTTGCCTGCATGGACACCTATGTGCTGGGCATACTTATGATTTCAGATAGTGGGTTGCTTTCAATGAGCTGTTTTGTGTTTCTCATGGTCTCCTATACTGTTATTCTCACCACAGTTCGACGGAATGCTTCTGGTGGAGTGTCTAAAGCACTCTCTACTTGCTCTGCACATATCATGGTAGTCACACTCTTCTTTGGACCCTGCATTTTCATTTATGTGTGGCCTTTCAGTCGTTTCTCGGTAGATAAGCTACTTTCAGTGTTTTACACCATTTTTACTCCACTCTTGAACCCTCTTATCTACACACTGAGAAATAAGGAGATGAAAACAGCTATGAGGAAATTGAGGAA aataaatgcaCATCCATCAATTAAATATAATTGA